One Mangrovimonas cancribranchiae DNA segment encodes these proteins:
- the rsmH gene encoding 16S rRNA (cytosine(1402)-N(4))-methyltransferase RsmH → MEYHNPVLLKETVDGLNIQEDGVYVDVTFGGGGHSREILKRLGEKGKLFAFDQDLDALKNEIEDDRFTLINENFRYMNRFLRLYGVKKVDGVLADFGVSSHQFDKPERGFSTRFDAELDMRMNQNDKLSAFHVVNEYEEKHLASVLKQYGELRQAPAMARSIVHFRKDQEIKTGERLKQALAKFLGHKKENKILAQIYQAIRIEVNQELEVIKEFLIQVPQLLKPHGRLSVISYHSLEDRLVKRFIRNGMFEGEPERDIYGNFEVPLKKVGKLIVPSREEIAMNSRARSAKLRIAEKVPLSEK, encoded by the coding sequence ATGGAATATCATAATCCAGTGTTGCTTAAAGAAACCGTTGATGGATTAAACATTCAAGAAGATGGTGTTTATGTGGATGTAACCTTTGGTGGCGGTGGACATAGTAGGGAGATTTTAAAGCGTTTGGGAGAGAAAGGGAAATTGTTTGCTTTCGATCAGGATTTAGATGCGTTAAAAAATGAAATTGAGGATGATAGATTTACGTTGATTAATGAAAATTTTAGATACATGAATCGCTTCTTGAGGCTTTATGGTGTAAAGAAAGTAGATGGTGTTTTAGCCGATTTTGGTGTGTCATCACACCAGTTCGACAAGCCGGAGCGTGGGTTTTCAACAAGATTTGATGCAGAGTTAGATATGCGAATGAATCAAAACGATAAATTATCGGCATTTCATGTGGTTAATGAGTATGAAGAAAAACATTTAGCATCTGTTTTAAAGCAATATGGAGAATTGCGTCAAGCACCAGCAATGGCAAGAAGTATTGTTCATTTTAGAAAAGATCAAGAAATAAAAACAGGAGAGCGTTTAAAGCAAGCGTTAGCAAAGTTTTTAGGGCATAAAAAAGAGAATAAAATACTGGCTCAAATATATCAAGCTATTCGAATTGAGGTAAATCAAGAGCTTGAAGTTATTAAGGAGTTTTTAATTCAAGTGCCGCAACTTTTAAAGCCTCATGGACGCTTAAGTGTGATTTCGTATCACTCGTTAGAGGACCGTTTAGTAAAGCGATTTATAAGAAATGGCATGTTTGAAGGAGAGCCAGAGCGTGATATATATGGCAATTTTGAAGTGCCTTTAAAAAAAGTAGGGAAGTTAATCGTGCCTTCAAGAGAAGAGATTGCAATGAATAGCCGTGCAAGAAGTGCAAAATTACGAATAGCAGAAAAGGTGCCGTTAAGTGAAAAGTAG
- a CDS encoding alpha/beta hydrolase encodes MAHRLKKEKDYSYIEVGEGTPIIVLHGLMGGLSNFDSVTSHFSQKGYKVIIPELPIYTMSLLKTNVKSFAKYLHDFIEFKGFDEVILLGNSLGGHIGLYHTKMFPKKVKALIITGSSGLYESAMGSGYTKRSDYEVIKKKAQDVFYDPEVATKEIVDEVYETVNDRNKLIKTLAIAKSAIRHNMSKDLPNMHTPTCIIWGKNDTVTPPEVAEEFNELLPDSDLFWIDKCGHAAMMEHPEEFNSILEKWLTKRQF; translated from the coding sequence ATGGCGCATAGACTAAAAAAAGAGAAAGATTACAGCTACATAGAAGTCGGAGAAGGCACACCTATTATCGTGCTTCATGGGTTGATGGGCGGATTAAGTAATTTCGACTCTGTTACTTCACACTTTAGCCAAAAAGGGTATAAAGTTATTATTCCTGAACTCCCTATATACACCATGTCCTTATTAAAAACCAATGTAAAAAGCTTTGCCAAGTATTTACATGATTTTATTGAATTCAAAGGATTTGATGAAGTTATTTTATTAGGTAACTCGCTTGGTGGACACATAGGTCTTTACCACACAAAAATGTTTCCTAAAAAAGTCAAAGCTCTTATTATAACTGGAAGTTCGGGGCTTTATGAAAGCGCTATGGGAAGTGGCTACACAAAACGTAGCGATTACGAAGTTATTAAAAAGAAAGCGCAAGATGTATTTTACGATCCTGAAGTTGCTACTAAAGAGATTGTAGACGAAGTTTACGAAACGGTTAACGACCGAAATAAACTAATAAAAACACTTGCCATTGCTAAAAGTGCGATTAGACACAACATGTCTAAAGACCTCCCAAATATGCATACACCAACTTGTATTATTTGGGGCAAAAACGATACGGTAACACCTCCTGAAGTGGCCGAAGAATTTAACGAGCTTTTACCAGATTCTGATTTATTTTGGATAGACAAATGTGGTCACGCTGCTATGATGGAACACCCAGAAGAATTTAATAGTATTCTTGAAAAGTGGCTTACAAAAAGGCAGTTTTAA
- a CDS encoding FtsL-like putative cell division protein, producing the protein MKSRLHNILKGKFLVSEDAFKNWRMILFLSLLALVMIASSHSADRKVHDIAKLKDEVKELHSMFVEGRSELMRLKKETVVELKMKEKGIYISEIPPTKIIVKSSK; encoded by the coding sequence GTGAAAAGTAGACTTCATAACATATTAAAAGGGAAGTTTCTAGTAAGTGAAGATGCTTTTAAAAACTGGCGTATGATTTTGTTTTTATCGTTGCTGGCTTTGGTAATGATAGCGAGTTCACACAGCGCAGATAGGAAAGTGCACGATATAGCAAAGCTTAAAGATGAGGTGAAAGAGCTGCACTCCATGTTTGTAGAAGGGAGAAGCGAGTTAATGCGGTTGAAAAAAGAGACTGTTGTAGAGTTAAAAATGAAAGAGAAGGGGATTTATATTTCAGAAATCCCGCCAACAAAAATTATAGTTAAATCTAGTAAATAG
- the mraZ gene encoding division/cell wall cluster transcriptional repressor MraZ — protein sequence MNSLIGTYECKADAKGRLMLPAALKKQLADVLQDGFVLKRAVFQPCLELYPMAEWELLMQKVNKLNRFKKKNNDFIRRFTAGVKLVEVDSTGRLLIPKDLVVFAGISKNTVVSSAVNILEIWDKERYETAIDDAAMDFADLAEEVMGQDEEDGIS from the coding sequence TTGAACTCATTAATAGGAACATACGAATGTAAAGCTGATGCCAAAGGAAGGCTCATGCTTCCTGCTGCGCTAAAAAAGCAGTTGGCAGACGTGCTTCAGGATGGGTTTGTTTTAAAGCGGGCGGTGTTTCAGCCTTGCTTGGAGCTTTATCCAATGGCAGAGTGGGAATTGTTAATGCAGAAAGTAAACAAGCTAAATCGTTTTAAGAAAAAGAATAACGATTTTATTAGGCGCTTTACAGCTGGTGTTAAGCTGGTGGAGGTGGATAGTACAGGGCGTTTGTTAATCCCTAAGGACTTAGTTGTTTTTGCGGGGATTTCAAAAAATACAGTGGTTTCATCGGCGGTTAATATTCTTGAAATTTGGGATAAAGAACGCTATGAAACTGCTATTGATGATGCGGCAATGGACTTTGCTGATTTAGCTGAAGAAGTAATGGGTCAAGACGAGGAAGATGGAATATCATAA